One Desmodus rotundus isolate HL8 chromosome 4, HLdesRot8A.1, whole genome shotgun sequence DNA segment encodes these proteins:
- the LOC112316798 gene encoding uncharacterized protein KIAA0232 isoform X4 — MRPLRTAAVDGLPPASSARAYPGPASASAMSLLHALGPVQTWLGQELEKCGIDAMIYTRYVLSLLLHDSYDYDLQEQENDIFLGWEKGAYKKWGKSKKKCSDLTLEEMKKQAAVQCLRSASDESSGIETLVEELCSRLKDLQSKQEEKIHKKLEGSPSPEAELSPTAKDQVEMYYEAFPPLSEKPVCLQEIMTVWNKSKICSYSSSSSSSTAPPASTDTPSPKGCHSDTEAHRDRGDEAPATVHEKGLSRSKHEKESKFSNGTVEEKPALYRKQVRHKPEGKVRPRSWSSGSSEAGSSSSGNQGEAKASVKCVKVRHKTREVRNRKGRNGQSRCSLKHGEKAGRNPHAGGSGSSSSGGSGRQLCRRAKRPLKEVGRRDTDSTEGRDLYLDSRNDKEYKEEPLWYTEPIAEYFVPLSRKSKLETTYRNRQDAHGPMAATLEELSDSVHGLCVSSSDVCKARLAAGAFIDGHFVEMPAVIDEGLDLSGASFCSLPEDSKYLDDIHPSELTHFYEVDIDRSTLDSGASETVQGESRILNMIRQKSKENTDFEAECCIVLDGMELQGERAIWTDPTSPTGAEGLLLQDLGDLARFWECCSSSSGDADADGESFGGESPVPLSPVTDSAALSPHLLAGNQELFSDINEGSGINSCFSVFEVQCSNSVLPFSFETLNLGSENTDSSVNMLGKTQSRLLIWTRNSAFEENEHCSNLSTRTCSPWSHSEETRSDNETLNIQFEESTQFNAEDMNYVVPRVSSNYVDEELLDFLQDETCQQNSRTLGEIPTLVFKKKSKLESVCGIQLEQKPESKTFETTQGCREGSPRGETYGSGVIKDIWTKMADGTSVAMVEVERVTDELFSTDVTNYCCCLDAEAKMEPLDGPNKAVQRSEYHLWEGQNENLEKRAFVSSELSKVDGGDYTTPSKPWDAAQEKENAFILGGVYGELKTFSSDGEWAVVPPSHTRGSLLQCAASDVVTIAGTDVFMTPGNSFTPGHRQLWKPFVSFEQNDQPKSGENGLNKGFSFVFHEDLLGPCSNFQVEDPGLEYSFSSFDLSNPFSQVLHVECSFEPEGIASFSPSFKPKSILCSDSDSEAFHPRTCGVGRTQYRAIRISPRTHFRPISASELSPGGGSESEFESEKDEANIPIPSQVDAFEGPQADLKPLEEDAEKEGHYYGKSELESGKFLPRLKKSGMEKSAQTSLDSQEEAAGAPPGGDQSQCLECGMNDSLEINLESSEANCKIMTQCEEEINNFCSCKAGCQFPAYEDNPLSSGQLEEFPVLNADVQGVNRSQEKQTWWEKALYSPLFPASECEECYTNAKGENGIEECPDAKEMPSNEERLLDFNRVSSVYEARCTGESGAGAEARGSGRKLHSSASSGSGATGSDGAGEWAGPCEEELFSRTHL, encoded by the exons GAGAATGACATCTTCCTGGGCTGGGAAAAAGGAGCTTATAAGAAATGgggaaagagtaagaaaaagtgCTCAGATCTAActctagaagaaatgaaaaaacaggcTGCTGTCCAGTGTCTCCGATCTGCCTCCGATGAA AGCTCCGGGATCGAGACCTTGGTGGAGGAGCTGTGCTCCCGGCTGAAGGACCTGCAGAGCAAGCAAG AAGAGAAGATTCACAAAAAGTTAGAGGGGTCTCCCTCTCCAGAGGCAGAATTATCCCCTACAGCAAAGGATCAAGTGGAAAT GTACTACGAGGCATTCCCACCGCTTTCTGAGAAACCAGTCTGCCTGCAAGAGATCATGACCGTGTGGAACAAGTCTAAGATCTGTTCTTACTCCAGCTCCTCGTCGTCGTCCACAGCCCCGCCAGCCAGCACAGACACGCCGTCGCCCAAGGGCTGCCACAGCGACACGGAGGCCCACAGAGACAGGGGCGATGAGGCGCCCGCCACCGTGCACGAGAAGGGCCTGAGCCGAAGCAAACACGAGAAGGAGAGCAAGTTCAGTAACGGCACAGTGGAAGAAAAGCCTGCTTTGTACAGAAAGCAGGTCCGGCACAAGCCCGAAGGAAAGGTCCGCCCTCGCTCGTGGTCTTCCGGCTCCAGCGAAGCAGGCTCGAGTTCCAGTGGGAATCAGGGAGAGGCAAAGGCATCCGTGAAGTGTGTGAAAGTGAGACACAAGACTCGGGAGGTCCGAAACAGGAAAGGGCGGAACGGGCAAAGCCGCTGCTCCCTGAAGCACGGCGAGAAGGCCGGAAGGAACCCCCACGCGGgcggcagtggcagcagcagcagcggcggctCCGGCAGACAGCTGTGCAGACGGGCCAAAAGACCATTAaaggaggtgggcaggagagaCACGGACAGCACTGAGGGCCGGGACCTGTACCTGGACAGCAGGAATGACAAGGAGTATAAAGAGGAACCACTATGGTACACCGAACCAATCGCAGAGTATTTCGTTCCTTTGAGCAGGAAAAGCAAACTAGAGACCACGTACCGAAACAGACAAGACGCCCACGGCCCAATGGCGGCGACGCTGGAAGAGCTGTCGGACTCAGTGCACGGTCTTTGCGTCAGCAGCAGTGACGTCTGCAAAGCGCGCCTCGCGGCAGGCGCTTTCATCGATGGCCACTTTGTGGAGATGCCTGCAGTCATCGACGAGGGGCTCGACCTCTCTGGGGCCTCATTCTGTTCTCTCCCAGAGGACAGCAAGTACTTGGATGACATTCATCCATCAGAATTAACCCACTTCTATGAAGTGGACATTGACCGATCCACGTTGGATTCCGGTGCCTCAGAAACAGTGCAAGGAGAAAGTCGGATTTTGAATATGATTCGACAGAAGAGCAAAGAGAACACCGACTTTGAGGCAGAGTGTTGCATAGTGTTAGACGGCATGGAGTTGCAAGGGGAGCGTGCAATATGGACAGATCCGACCAGCCCCACGGGGGCCGAGGGCCTGCTCCTGCAAGACCTGGGCGACCTGGCCCGGTTCTGGGAGTGCTGCTCGTCCAGCTCCGGCGATGCCGACGCTGACGGGGAGAGTTTTGGGGGAGAGTCTCCGGTTCCACTGTCTCCCGTCACAGACAGCGCAGCCCTCAGTCCGCATTTGCTTGCTGGCAATCAAGAGCTCTTTTCAGATATTAATGAAGGATCTGGTATAAACTcttgtttttcagtgtttgaaGTGCAATGCAGTAATTCTGTTTTACCGTTTTCTTTTGAAACGCTCAACTTGGGAAGTGAAAATACAGATTCTAGTGTGAATATGCTTGGGAAAACACAGTCCAGGTTGCTAATATGGACCAGAAATAGTGCCTTTGAAGAAAACGAACACTGTTCTAATCTTTCTACAAGAACCTGTAGTCCATGGTCCCATTCAGAAGAAACACGGTCAGACAATGAGACGTTAAATATTCAGTTTGAAGAATCCACGCAGTTTAATGCAGAAGATATGAATTATGTAGTTCCTAGAGTCTCGTCAAATTATGTAGATGAAGAACTTCTAGATTTTTTGCAAGATGAAACTTGCCAGCAAAACAGTAGAACTTTAGGAGAAATTCCTACgttagttttcaaaaaaaaatctaaactagAATCTGTCTGTGGTATTCAGCTAGAACAAAAACCAGAAAGCAAAACCTTCGAAACTACACAAGGTTGCCGTGAAGGCAGTCCGCGTGGGGAGACCTACGGCTCAGGGGTTATTAAAGACATTTGGACGAAGATGGCGGATGGAACTTCGGTAGCTATGGTAGAAGTAGAGAGAGTCACAGACGAGTTGTTTTCAACAGATGTAACTAACTACTGCTGCTGCTTGGATGCTGAGGCTAAAATGGAGCCCCTCGACGGGCCGAACAAGGCTGTGCAGAGATCCGAGTACCACCTGTGGGAGGGGCAGAATGAGAACCTGGAGAAAAGAGCCTTCGTTTCCAGCGAGCTCTCCAAGGTGGACGGTGGTGACTATACCACACCCTCTAAACCTTGGGATGCCGCCCAAGAGAAGGAGAATGCGTTCATTCTGGGAGGGGTTTACGGAGAACTGAAAACCTTCAGTAGCGATGGGGAATGGGCGGTTGTGCCTCCCAGCCACACGagaggaagcttgctgcagtgtGCGGCCTCTGACGTTGTGACGATAGCGGGAACGGATGTCTTCATGACTCCGGGAAACAGTTTCACTCCTGGCCACAGGCAGTTGTGGAAACCCTTTGTGTCATTTGAACAGAACGACCAGCCGAAAAGTGGGGAAAACGGATTAAATAAGggattttcttttgtcttccatGAAGACTTACTAGGACCTTGTAGTAACTTTCAAGTTGAAGACCCTGGGCTTGAATATTCATTCTCTTCCTTCGACTTAAGCAATCCATTCTCACAAGTTCTTCACGTGGAATGTTCATTTGAGCCCGAGGGGATTGCATCTTTCAGCCCCAGTTTTAAACCGAAATCCATCCTCTGCTCTGACTCAGACAGTGAAGCTTTTCACCCCAGGACATGCGGCGTTGGCAGAACACAGTACAGGGCTATCCGGATCTCCCCCAGGACTCACTTTCGCCCGATTTCTGCATCTGAACTGTccccaggaggaggaagtgagtCGGAGTTTGAGTCTGAGAAAGATGAAGCAAATATTCCCATTCCTTCTCAGGTTGATGCCTTTGAAGGTCCACAAGCAGATCTCAAACCACTGgaagaagatgcagagaaagaaGGCCATTACTATGGAAAATCAGAGCTGGAGTCTGGAAAATTCCTCCCCAGGTTAAAGAAATCTGGGATGGAGAAGAGTGCTCAGACGTCACTGGATTcccaggaggaggctgctggggcccCGCCAGGAGGAGATCAGAGTCAGTGTTTGGAGTGTGGCATGAATGATTCTCTGGAAATCAATTTAGAAAGCTCAGAAGCAAATTGTAAAATAATGACACAATGTGAGgaagaaattaataatttttgcAGTTGCAAAGCAGGTTGTCAGTTCCCTGCTTACGAAGATAATCCACTTTCTTCTGGACAGCTGGAGGAG TTTCCTGTATTGAACGCTGATGTACAAGGAGTGAATAGAAGTCAAGAAAAACAGACCTGGTGGGAAAAAGCCTTgtactctcctctttttcctGCGTCAGAGTGTGAAG AATGTTATACAAATGCCAAGGGAGAGAATGGGATAGAAGAATGTCCAGATGCTAAAGAAATGCCCAGTAATGAAGAGCGTCTGTTAGATTTTAATAGG GTGTCTTCTGTTTATGAAGCAAGGTGTACGGGAGAGAGCGGTGCTGGAGCAGAGGCACGGGGCTCCGGCAGGAAGCTGCACTCCAGCGCCAGCTCCGGCTCAGGGGCCACGGGCTCCGACGGTGCGGGCGAGTGGGCGGGCCCCTGCGAAGAGGAGCTCTTTTCTCGAACTCACCTCTGA